In one Oryza glaberrima chromosome 2, OglaRS2, whole genome shotgun sequence genomic region, the following are encoded:
- the LOC127762732 gene encoding uncharacterized protein LOC127762732 — MEKFLVAAPPPSGDAPAAPVPPRRHRWSRVAAELDGRIDARFRHRESVRLRDSFSEIRTFSHNYYMEGQERCTTYMNRVVNDSVLGFQAVREGISAMEFDKKGIYLASVTASGCLTVHDFETLYCSTYGPSRGLPDESSNYLLHISNSMPLCAVRWNPANQDEIVCVSRQTDMVLLFDIGCVSSTPTEILRKGRSRYPVLSEFRKGLTDVAFSSDDKSWLFASGLDGAVFMWDMRLSKKHCLELIGHPESQFSSVKLNIDNRTMFAATKEGTVHAWDLRGGRASAAFQSHNEVQQLSSVKISTLLGKIPSLKDQTNIVSSEILSIDFNPSCSYQLAFHLDNGWSGALNINTLSVSHLHCPPPDWLEHMNFMWQKLHRKPTWLPTSSIYAVGSASNTVGMHLLDFHPDTSSACHVDYNEEIRGSDEKKPAANKFIPSSQRVVSCAAHPFCHTILAGTQFSSLLVLSQKQESIKNSE, encoded by the exons ATGGAGAAGTTCCTCGTGGCGGCGCCTCCACCTTCCGGCGATGCTCCGGCGGCACCGGTTCCTCCGAG ACGGCACCGGTGgagccgcgtcgccgccgagctggaCGGCCGCATCGACGCTAGGTTTCGGCACCGGGAGTCCGTTCGCCTGCGCGATTCGTTCTCCGAG ATAAGGACCTTCAGTCACAATTACTACATGGAAGGCCAGGAGCGATGTACAACATAT ATGAATCGAGTTGTTAACGATTCAGTCCTGGGATTTCAAGCAGTAAG aGAGGGGATTTCAGCAATGGAATTTGATAAAAAG GGAATATACCTTGCATCAGTTACAGCCTCGGGATGTTTAACCGTGCATGATTTTGAGACCTTATACTGCTCCACATATGGTCCATCACGGG GTTTGCCAGATGAATCATCAAACTATTTGCTACATATATCAAACTCAATGCCCCTATGTGCTGTCCGATGGAATCCAGCAAATCAAGATGAG ATAGTTTGTGTATCTAGACAAACTGACATGGTTCTCCTGTTTGATATTGGCTGTGTCTCGTCCACGCCAACTGAA ATTTTACGGAAAGGAAGATCCAGATATCCTGTGCTCTCTGAATTCCGCAAAGGTTTGACTGATGTAGCTTTTTCTTCAGATGATAAGTCATG GTTATTTGCATCTGGCCTTGATGGAGCGGTCTTCATGTGGGACATGCGGCTAAGTAAAAAACACTGTCTTGAGCTCATAGGACATCCAGAATCTCAATTTAGCAGTGTCAAGCTAAATATAGATAACCGG ACCATGTTTGCTGCAACTAAAGAGGGCACCGTTCATGCCTGGGATCTCCGTGGAGGGAGGGCATCAGCTGCTTTTCAAAGCCATAATGAG GTTCAACAATTATCATCAGTGaagatatcaactttgttgggCAAAATTCCATCGCTAAAG GACCAAACGAACATTGTGTCGAGTGAAATTCTTTCAATAGACTTCAACCCTAGTTGCTCATATCAGTTAGCCTTCCATCTTGACAATGGCTG GTCTGGAGCCTTGAACATTAACACCCTCAGTGTGAGTCACCTGCACTGCCCTCCTCCTGATTGGTT GGAGCACATGAACTTCATGTGGCAAAAGCTACATAGAAAACCGACCTGGTTGCCGACATCTTCA ATTTATGCAGTTGGATCTGCCTCCAATACTGTTGGCATGCATCTACTGGATTTTCATCCAGATACAAGTTCAGCATGCCATGTCGACTACAA TGAGGAAATAAGAGGCTCCGATGAAAAGAAACCTGCAGCAAACAAGTTTATTCCTTCATCTCAGAGAGTTGTTTCCTGTGCAGCACATCCCTTCTGTCATACTATACTTGCCGGTACTCAG TTTTCATCTTTGCTCGTGTTATCGCAAAAGCAAGAGTCTATCAAAAACTCGGAGTAG
- the LOC127762733 gene encoding protein POLYCHOME-like, with translation MPEVRNSGGRAALADPSGGGFFIRRTTSPPGAVAVKPLARRALPPTSNKENVPPSWAVTVRATPKRRSPLPEWYPRSPLRDITSVVKAVERKSRLGNAAVRQQIQLSEDSSRSVDPATPVQKEEGVPQSTPTPPTQKALDAAAPCPGSTQAVASTSTAYLAEGKPKASSSSPSDCSFQTPSRPNDPALADLMEKELSSSIEQIEKMVRKNLKRAPKAAQPSKVTIQKRTLLSMR, from the exons ATGCCTGAAGTGAGGAATTCCGGCGGTAGGGCGGCGCTCGCCGACCCCTCGGGTGGTGGGTTCTTTATCAGgaggacgacgtcgccgccgggagCCGTGGCGGTCAAGCCGCTGGCTCGGCGGGCCCTGCCGCCGACGAGCAACAAGGAGAACGTGCCGCCGTCCTGGGCTGTGACCGTGAGGGCTACACCCAAGAGGAGGAGCCCCCTGCCCGAGTGGTACCCGAGGAGCCCACTCCGCGACATCACGTCAGTCGTCAAG GCAGTTGAGAGGAAAAGTCGCCTCGGAAATGCTGCGGTTCGGCAGCAGATCCAGTTGAGTGAAGATTCTTCACGATCTGTGGATCCAGCAACTCCAGTACAAAAAGAAGAAGGTGTCCCTCAAAGCACACCAACACCACCAACTCAAAAGGCCCTGGATGCTGCTGCCCCTTGTCCTGGCTCAACCCAAGCTGTTGCAAGCACATCAACAGCTTACTTGGCCGAGGGCAAGCCGAAggcatcatcttcttctccatctGACTGCTCCTTTCAGACACCATCCAGACCAAATGATCCAGCTCTTGCTGATCTCATGGAGAAGGAACTGTCCAGCTCCATAGAGCAGATAGAGAAGATGGTAAGGAAGAACCTCAAGAGAGCTCCGAAGGCTGCTCAGCCTTCCAAGGTGACCATCCAGAAGCGCACCCTGTTGtccatgagatga
- the LOC127764557 gene encoding 60S ribosomal protein L6-3-like, with translation MAPTSKLSQGIKRASRSHTYHRRGLWAIKAKNGGAFPKAGKPAAAAEPKFYPADDVKPRAPSTRKANPTKLRSTITPGTVLILLAGRYMGKRVVFLKQLKSGLLLITGPFKINGVPIRRVNQAYVIATSTKVDISGVKVDKFDDKYFARDKKAKAKKTEGELFETEKEATKNLPDFKKDDQKAVDAALIKAIEVVPDLKSYLGARFSLRDGDKPHEMTF, from the exons ATGGCGCCGACGTCGAAGCTGTCGCAGGGCATCAAGCGCGCGTCGCGGTCGCACACCTACCACCGCCGCGGGCTCTGGGCCATCAAGGCCAAGAACGGCGGCGCCTTCCCCAAGGCCGgcaagcccgccgccgccgccgagcccaaGTTCTACCCCGCCGACGACGTCAAGCCCCGCGCCCCCAGCACCCGCAAGGCCAACCCTACCAAGCTCAG GTCGACCATCACGCCGGGGACAGTGCTGATCCTGCTCGCCGGGAGGTACATGGGGAAGCGCGTCGTGTTCCTCAAGCAGCTCAAGTCCGGCCTGCTCCTCATCACCG GACCTTTTAAGATCAATGGAGTGCCCATCCGCCGTGTGAACCAGGCCTACGTCATTGCCACATCTACGAAGGTTGACATCTCTGGTGTTAAGGTGGATAAGTTTGATGACAAGTACTTTGCCCGGGACAAGAAGGCAAAGGCCAAGAAGACCGAGGGTGAACTTTTTGAGACAGAGAAGGAG GCAACCAAGAATCTGCCCGACTTCAAGAAGGATGACCAGAAGGCTGTGGATGCTGCGTTGATCAAGGCTATCGAGGTTGTCCCAGACCTGAAATCCTATCTTGGTGCCCGGTTCTCTCTCAGGGACGGCGACAAGCCCCATGAGATGACATTCTAA